A region of Marinifilum sp. JC120 DNA encodes the following proteins:
- a CDS encoding PAS domain S-box protein, whose product MKIRSIHRLNSRIRNYLCLFLTIFIASSLCSTILFFWSVSNEVDNRASTWANYLVERVSFLENVVTSRATFDHGLSILRVTPKGEVVNTRPFPIEIKSIAKSPIFKRVKDFQPGQSLLIRQPEPGEEESRHDNIYLIQRLDHSFAIAKVPSESLLPVSPNKTELYVKDRNDNCLYHTANSHFTDAYQMGSLFFSHFHVYSSAKAEVSNFGGVSITVAKDISTEFYAGLLLITFTAICLAILTKRSAFLTWDLEKNEQDFIRINNLLKRVAAEPNEKLPHLSAIEHTAQRIREIDWETEARKMSFLENRNYITATAFFSGKILKLLDEISAHSQMLAHSRQEYKDLIHTARSIIMRIDSEGKCTFFNEYAQHFFGYSDQEMIGNSVIGTLIPKTELGESELEKLVQSITNAPEDFPANTNQNIRKDGSMTWVHWTNSPIFNEDGELTEILCVGTDITKRKKIETELQDTRNYIRNIIDSMPSVIIGVNSQSQITQFNTAAQKMAVIPADKIEGTEVEEAFPSLTKYAYSIAQAIENGTPETDIRTQGLIGPNSHQDIIIYPLHDGMNGAVIRIDDATERVQIDEMMIQTEKMMSIGGLAAGMAHEINNPLGGILQGIQNIIRRISPDLPANIKAAENAGCSIDSIITYMEDRKIVKTLNGITDSGVRAASIVSGMLEFSRKSDSRKAPGDLRQIMDKASTLATQDYNPQKKYDFKKITIHKDYGENLKQTPCTATEIEQVFLNLLRNSAQAMIDWPEMDEQPVISIKIRNMRDMVTCTVSDNGPGMDEITRKRVFEPFYTTKAPGSGTGLGLSVSYFIITQNHQGTFQVDSTPGKGTKFTIQLPTVQS is encoded by the coding sequence ATGAAAATACGAAGTATTCACAGGCTTAATAGCCGGATAAGAAATTATCTCTGCCTTTTTCTAACCATATTCATTGCAAGTTCGCTCTGCTCAACAATCCTCTTCTTTTGGTCTGTTTCCAATGAAGTGGACAATAGAGCATCCACGTGGGCCAACTATCTGGTAGAAAGGGTTTCATTCTTGGAAAACGTAGTTACCTCCCGGGCAACTTTTGACCATGGGTTATCCATATTAAGAGTTACCCCGAAAGGAGAGGTCGTTAATACCCGGCCTTTTCCCATCGAAATAAAATCCATTGCAAAATCTCCTATTTTCAAAAGAGTAAAAGACTTCCAGCCGGGGCAATCACTGCTCATAAGACAGCCGGAACCGGGAGAGGAAGAATCGAGACATGATAATATCTATCTTATCCAGAGGCTGGACCACAGCTTTGCCATAGCAAAAGTTCCATCAGAGAGCCTGCTTCCTGTTTCCCCCAACAAAACGGAGTTGTACGTAAAGGATAGAAACGACAACTGCCTTTATCACACTGCAAACAGCCACTTTACCGACGCTTACCAGATGGGCAGTCTATTTTTTTCCCATTTCCACGTTTATTCATCCGCAAAGGCCGAAGTCTCCAATTTCGGGGGGGTATCAATAACTGTTGCCAAAGACATCTCCACTGAATTCTATGCTGGACTGCTCCTGATAACATTTACCGCGATATGCTTGGCCATATTAACCAAAAGGTCCGCCTTCCTGACCTGGGATCTCGAAAAGAATGAACAGGATTTTATCAGAATCAACAACTTGCTAAAAAGGGTAGCAGCCGAGCCGAATGAAAAACTGCCCCACCTATCGGCAATCGAGCATACCGCACAGCGCATTCGCGAAATAGATTGGGAAACCGAAGCCCGCAAGATGTCATTTCTGGAAAACAGAAACTATATTACTGCCACAGCCTTCTTTTCCGGCAAGATCCTCAAACTGCTTGATGAAATATCAGCCCACTCACAAATGCTTGCCCATTCAAGGCAGGAATATAAGGATCTGATTCATACCGCTCGCAGCATCATCATGAGAATAGACAGCGAAGGGAAATGCACTTTTTTTAATGAATATGCCCAACATTTCTTCGGATATTCAGACCAGGAAATGATCGGTAACAGCGTTATCGGAACTCTGATTCCCAAAACAGAACTAGGAGAATCCGAACTTGAAAAGCTGGTCCAATCTATAACCAATGCCCCGGAAGACTTCCCAGCCAACACCAACCAGAACATCCGCAAAGACGGAAGTATGACTTGGGTCCACTGGACCAACAGCCCTATATTTAATGAAGATGGTGAACTTACGGAAATACTCTGTGTCGGGACGGATATTACCAAACGTAAAAAAATAGAGACAGAGCTTCAGGATACGCGAAACTACATCCGAAATATTATAGATTCCATGCCCTCAGTAATTATCGGAGTGAACAGTCAATCCCAAATAACCCAATTCAATACTGCGGCCCAAAAAATGGCTGTTATTCCTGCTGATAAAATTGAAGGAACAGAAGTTGAAGAGGCTTTTCCGTCGCTGACTAAATATGCATACAGCATTGCACAGGCGATTGAGAACGGGACGCCTGAAACCGATATCCGAACTCAAGGATTGATCGGACCAAACAGCCATCAGGATATAATCATATACCCGCTGCATGACGGAATGAACGGTGCAGTAATCAGGATTGATGACGCCACCGAGCGGGTCCAGATTGATGAAATGATGATCCAGACCGAAAAGATGATGTCCATTGGTGGTCTTGCCGCTGGAATGGCCCATGAAATCAACAATCCTTTAGGCGGGATTTTGCAAGGTATCCAAAATATTATCCGTAGAATCTCCCCTGACCTCCCAGCCAACATCAAGGCGGCTGAAAATGCAGGATGTTCAATCGATTCTATCATCACCTATATGGAAGACCGCAAGATCGTAAAAACCTTAAACGGAATCACCGACTCAGGAGTCCGTGCCGCCTCCATTGTTTCCGGCATGTTAGAGTTCAGCCGCAAAAGCGATTCACGCAAAGCTCCGGGAGACCTGCGCCAGATAATGGATAAAGCATCTACTCTTGCCACGCAGGATTACAATCCGCAGAAAAAATATGATTTCAAAAAAATTACCATACATAAAGATTATGGTGAAAATCTTAAACAGACTCCCTGCACCGCCACTGAAATCGAGCAGGTATTTCTAAACCTGCTTCGAAACTCCGCCCAAGCCATGATCGACTGGCCGGAAATGGACGAGCAGCCTGTCATTTCAATTAAAATCCGTAATATGCGAGACATGGTCACATGTACGGTTTCAGATAATGGTCCCGGAATGGACGAAATCACCCGCAAAAGAGTATTTGAACCATTCTACACGACTAAGGCACCGGGAAGCGGTACAGGGCTAGGCCTTTCAGTATCATACTTCATCATTACCCAGAACCATCAAGGAACATTTCAAGTGGATTCCACCCCCGGCAAAGGGACCAAATTCACCATCCAGCTTCCAACCGTCCAGAGCTAA
- a CDS encoding metal ABC transporter permease, whose translation MLEALSFEFMQNALIAGLLASIICGIIGALVVVNRVVLLAGGVAHASYGGVGLAFFLGLPMLPVTAGFAVCAALLMAMVTMKVKERADTFIGVMWAAGMALGIILLDITPGYNVDLMSYLFGGILATPKSDLMLMGGLAVVVLLVVFTCYKGFWAMSFDEEFARSRGVPVTLLYFIMLALIALSVVMVIRVVGLILVIALLTIPPQIAESRTSSLFTMMIMSSILSMIFCVSGLLLSYQLNLSSGATIIAVSVAGFMLSAVLGRVRRS comes from the coding sequence ATGCTTGAGGCCCTGAGTTTTGAATTTATGCAGAATGCGCTCATTGCCGGGTTGCTTGCTTCCATTATCTGCGGGATTATCGGTGCGTTGGTTGTGGTTAACAGGGTAGTGCTGCTGGCAGGCGGTGTTGCTCACGCTTCATACGGCGGAGTAGGGCTGGCCTTTTTTCTTGGTCTGCCCATGCTTCCGGTGACAGCCGGATTTGCCGTCTGCGCGGCTTTGCTCATGGCAATGGTGACTATGAAGGTTAAGGAGCGGGCGGATACATTTATCGGGGTTATGTGGGCTGCGGGCATGGCTTTGGGGATTATCCTGCTGGACATTACCCCCGGCTACAACGTGGATTTGATGAGTTATCTTTTCGGCGGCATTCTTGCCACGCCCAAGTCCGACCTCATGCTCATGGGCGGTCTGGCGGTCGTTGTGCTGCTGGTGGTTTTTACTTGCTATAAGGGATTCTGGGCCATGTCCTTTGATGAGGAATTTGCCCGTTCACGCGGCGTTCCGGTGACCCTGCTTTATTTCATAATGCTGGCTCTCATCGCGCTCAGCGTGGTCATGGTTATCCGCGTGGTAGGTCTGATTCTGGTCATCGCGTTATTGACCATTCCGCCTCAGATTGCCGAAAGCAGGACCTCCTCACTGTTTACCATGATGATTATGTCATCAATTTTGAGTATGATTTTCTGCGTGAGCGGATTGCTGCTTTCCTATCAGCTGAACCTTTCTTCCGGGGCCACCATCATCGCCGTGAGTGTTGCGGGATTTATGCTTTCGGCTGTTTTGGGGCGGGTAAGGAGAAGTTAG
- the asnB gene encoding asparagine synthase (glutamine-hydrolyzing) produces the protein MCGIAGYFQSGKQPGSIKPILDLLSHRGPDFQHIHTENSIELGHTRLSILDLSDLGNQPMKDPLTGNIIVFNGEIYNFKSLREELLSKGHTFNSSGDTEVLLKLYGEYGEKCITLLRGMFAFAIWDKAKQHLFIARDRLGKKPFFYSQSGNGFIFGSEIRALAAHPEISKDIDVQAIDLFMSTGCVPAPYSIYSAIRKLPAAHYGIVNADGLALHRYWSLDFTQKIECSEKEVLDSLHTRLMEATRIRLESDVPLGALLSGGVDSSLIVALMAEAGSKSIDTFTIGFHEKKYDESGHAAKVAKHLGVNHHVEYLDPTQFENMLPAVVRQYGEPFSDDASLATMLLSEATRKHVTVALSGDGGDELACGYSAYTHVKLASALAPLIGKEPLPEKNIASAFNSSSALGALRRKMICKLHPEFKRILRNEYKTARYKNDFYRAEVREQLAQSTLSWMYELSRQACAHAHNPAERLLWMDTVHFLADALLVKVDIASMAHSLEVRSPLLDHELFEYMASLPPRLKLKGGESKYLLKKLAERYLPKDILYRRKQGFSMPVAKWTSGDSAGFTLEAISQATPFLKQFFDMDALNRRIDEHVSGRKKHKNFVWNILNLSLWAIEHESGRV, from the coding sequence ATGTGCGGCATTGCAGGATATTTCCAGTCCGGAAAACAGCCCGGAAGCATAAAACCAATTCTCGATCTCCTGTCCCATCGCGGGCCTGACTTTCAGCATATCCATACTGAAAATAGTATTGAGTTGGGCCATACCAGGCTGTCCATCCTCGACCTTTCCGACCTCGGTAACCAGCCCATGAAAGATCCGCTCACCGGGAACATCATTGTTTTCAACGGGGAAATATACAATTTCAAATCTCTGCGGGAAGAGTTGCTCAGCAAAGGGCACACATTCAATTCCTCCGGGGATACGGAAGTCCTGCTCAAACTTTACGGAGAGTACGGGGAAAAATGCATCACCCTGTTGCGCGGCATGTTCGCCTTTGCTATTTGGGACAAGGCTAAGCAACATCTTTTCATCGCCCGCGACAGGCTGGGTAAAAAACCTTTTTTTTACTCCCAATCCGGCAACGGTTTCATCTTCGGTTCTGAAATCCGCGCCCTTGCAGCCCACCCCGAGATTTCAAAAGATATCGATGTACAGGCCATTGACCTGTTCATGAGCACCGGATGCGTTCCGGCTCCCTATTCCATCTACTCAGCCATCAGGAAACTTCCGGCAGCCCATTACGGGATTGTTAATGCCGACGGACTGGCCCTGCATCGCTATTGGTCCCTTGATTTCACCCAAAAAATTGAGTGTTCTGAAAAAGAGGTGCTGGATTCCCTGCACACCCGGCTTATGGAAGCCACCCGCATTAGACTGGAAAGTGATGTACCCTTGGGAGCACTGCTTTCGGGCGGGGTTGATTCCAGCCTCATCGTGGCCCTGATGGCCGAGGCCGGAAGTAAATCCATCGATACCTTCACCATCGGGTTTCATGAAAAGAAGTACGATGAATCCGGACATGCTGCAAAAGTTGCCAAGCACCTCGGTGTAAACCATCATGTAGAATATCTGGACCCGACCCAATTTGAGAACATGCTGCCCGCAGTGGTCAGACAATACGGGGAACCTTTTTCCGATGATGCCTCACTGGCGACCATGCTGCTCAGCGAAGCCACCCGCAAGCATGTGACTGTGGCCCTCAGCGGTGACGGTGGAGACGAACTGGCCTGCGGCTATTCGGCCTATACCCACGTAAAACTGGCCTCAGCCCTCGCTCCTTTGATCGGCAAAGAACCGCTACCTGAAAAAAATATTGCCAGTGCATTTAACAGCAGCTCCGCACTTGGAGCTTTACGCCGCAAAATGATCTGCAAGTTGCACCCGGAATTCAAACGCATCCTGCGCAATGAATACAAAACCGCCCGCTATAAAAACGATTTTTACCGCGCAGAGGTACGTGAGCAGCTGGCCCAATCGACTCTAAGCTGGATGTACGAACTTTCCCGGCAGGCCTGCGCACATGCGCACAATCCGGCAGAACGGCTGCTCTGGATGGATACGGTCCACTTCCTTGCCGATGCCCTGCTGGTCAAAGTGGATATCGCCTCCATGGCCCACAGCCTTGAGGTTCGCTCTCCGCTGCTTGACCATGAGCTATTCGAATACATGGCCAGCCTGCCCCCGAGACTAAAGCTCAAGGGCGGCGAGTCCAAATACCTGCTCAAAAAACTTGCAGAACGCTACCTGCCCAAGGATATCCTCTACCGCCGCAAGCAGGGTTTCTCAATGCCCGTGGCAAAATGGACCAGCGGAGACTCCGCCGGGTTCACCCTCGAAGCTATCAGTCAGGCCACCCCGTTTCTAAAGCAATTCTTTGATATGGACGCGCTGAATCGCCGCATTGACGAGCATGTTTCAGGCCGCAAAAAGCACAAGAATTTTGTATGGAACATACTTAATCTTTCGCTCTGGGCTATTGAGCATGAGAGTGGGAGGGTTTAG
- a CDS encoding glycoside hydrolase family 3: MRKIIFIFMFFVMIFSGCSLKGSSPAPSELDVMIGQMVMVGFRGLELNAENPVVRDINESRIGGVILFSKDCALNSTVRNIASPDQLVKLTSDLQSHAEIPLFVAIDQEGGIIKRLTGEMGFPETPSAAELGNSGDTQAAYRAGHIIGQMLKSAGINMNFAPVVDVNRNPANPVIAALQRSFSDDPRIVAGFAESYIDGLHSEGIVSCLKHFPGHGSSRGDSHLGFTDVSGSWDSSELYPFHKLITDGKADMVMTAHIFNSRWDRKYPATLSRKVIHGLLRRKLGFDGIIVTDDMQMQAISGEYGFKEGVYRAVKAGADVLLFGNNLIYEPGLGTKAVSTIKQLVREGKITERRIKQSYERIMRLKQKLAAS; encoded by the coding sequence TTGAGAAAAATAATATTTATCTTCATGTTTTTTGTCATGATTTTTAGCGGTTGTTCATTGAAGGGCAGTTCTCCCGCTCCTTCGGAACTGGATGTGATGATCGGACAGATGGTCATGGTCGGATTCAGAGGGCTGGAACTGAATGCAGAGAATCCGGTTGTCAGAGATATTAATGAGTCCCGTATCGGCGGGGTGATTCTTTTCAGCAAAGATTGCGCTCTGAACAGCACGGTGCGTAATATTGCCAGCCCCGATCAACTTGTGAAACTCACATCTGATCTGCAAAGCCATGCGGAGATACCGTTGTTTGTGGCTATTGATCAGGAAGGGGGGATAATAAAAAGGCTCACTGGCGAGATGGGCTTCCCGGAAACACCTTCCGCAGCCGAATTAGGCAACAGTGGCGATACGCAAGCTGCATACAGGGCTGGGCATATCATCGGGCAGATGCTTAAGTCGGCTGGTATTAACATGAATTTTGCTCCGGTGGTAGACGTGAACCGTAATCCCGCTAACCCGGTGATAGCGGCTTTACAGCGCAGCTTTTCAGATGATCCCCGGATTGTAGCTGGATTTGCCGAGTCGTATATTGATGGATTGCATTCTGAAGGTATTGTTTCCTGCCTGAAGCATTTTCCGGGACATGGGAGTTCCCGTGGAGATTCCCATCTCGGATTCACCGATGTGAGCGGCTCATGGGATTCCAGTGAGCTTTATCCCTTTCATAAATTAATTACCGACGGCAAGGCGGATATGGTCATGACTGCCCATATTTTCAATTCCCGCTGGGATCGCAAATATCCGGCAACTCTATCCCGTAAAGTTATCCATGGCCTGCTGCGTCGCAAGCTGGGCTTTGACGGCATAATCGTGACTGACGACATGCAAATGCAGGCAATAAGTGGCGAATACGGTTTTAAAGAGGGTGTTTACAGGGCGGTAAAGGCCGGGGCGGATGTTTTGCTCTTCGGCAATAATCTCATTTATGAACCGGGGCTGGGAACCAAAGCAGTATCGACGATCAAGCAATTGGTCCGTGAAGGCAAGATTACCGAGCGCCGGATCAAGCAATCTTATGAACGGATTATGCGTCTTAAGCAGAAGCTGGCGGCCAGTTAA
- a CDS encoding LysE family translocator, whose product MDALTLAFIPVAAILTITPGSDTMLVVNNTLTRSTTDGLCTVAGINAGLLIHALASALGLSMILMNSATAFEMVKLAGALYIIFLGVQSLRNSRKQEETKFSAEPCSKGISASIREGFLTNVLNPKVAVFYLALLPQFISPGESILRQSLLLMTIHFSMGILWFSFITLALGRMRHLISGGKFKKRLEALSGVVFIGLGLKMALAKN is encoded by the coding sequence ATGGATGCACTGACTCTTGCCTTCATTCCTGTAGCGGCAATTCTGACCATTACCCCCGGTTCAGACACCATGCTTGTGGTCAACAACACCCTGACCCGCTCTACAACAGACGGGTTATGCACTGTGGCCGGGATTAATGCCGGACTGCTCATCCATGCCCTTGCTTCAGCACTGGGGCTGTCCATGATCCTCATGAATTCCGCCACTGCTTTTGAGATGGTCAAGCTTGCCGGGGCACTCTACATCATCTTTCTGGGCGTGCAGTCCCTGCGCAACAGCCGCAAACAGGAAGAAACAAAGTTCTCCGCAGAGCCGTGCAGCAAAGGAATTTCTGCATCCATCCGTGAAGGATTCCTGACCAACGTACTCAATCCCAAGGTTGCGGTCTTTTACCTTGCCCTGCTGCCCCAATTCATTTCTCCCGGCGAATCCATCTTGCGCCAATCCCTGCTGCTCATGACCATCCACTTCAGTATGGGCATTCTCTGGTTCAGCTTTATCACCCTCGCTTTGGGCAGAATGCGCCACCTCATTTCCGGCGGTAAATTCAAAAAAAGACTGGAAGCCCTTTCCGGAGTTGTTTTTATCGGCCTCGGATTGAAAATGGCTCTTGCTAAAAATTAA
- a CDS encoding response regulator, translating to MQILIVEDSNTSRMYLKEILKVITEKLDKKSIDCAVCGEEALEKFEKKWLEGTPYDLIFMDIILPGMDGLQTLEKIRAIEQNKQIPEEKKVKAIMTTALDDSTKASRAFFQCEALSYITKPITAEKIQAELGKFGMV from the coding sequence ATGCAAATTCTTATTGTTGAAGACAGTAACACCAGCAGAATGTACCTCAAGGAAATCCTGAAGGTGATAACCGAAAAGCTTGATAAAAAAAGCATAGATTGCGCAGTCTGCGGTGAAGAAGCACTGGAAAAATTCGAAAAAAAGTGGCTTGAAGGAACTCCTTACGATCTTATTTTCATGGACATCATCCTCCCCGGCATGGATGGACTACAAACCCTTGAAAAGATCAGAGCCATTGAACAGAACAAACAGATTCCGGAAGAAAAGAAAGTTAAAGCAATCATGACCACCGCACTGGATGACAGCACCAAGGCTTCACGCGCATTCTTCCAGTGTGAAGCCCTGTCTTACATCACCAAACCCATCACCGCTGAGAAGATTCAAGCGGAGCTTGGTAAATTCGGGATGGTTTAA
- a CDS encoding PAS domain-containing protein: protein MLKKLAFQTKLMLGAILIVLATIIFMTGINLYKVQDSLHQLGQTSMKSIADSVHSLMEMQNDILMDKVKADIDILDKKIFSLGFPKLNKRHPVETTITNQVTKQSESVSIPSLEFGGISINGKFDIVDDLKKDIGGTATIFEVLPGKLLRVSTNVLKLDGNRATGTYIPDSSPVYKTVMSGKTYYGMAYVVNAWYITAYKPLTDLRGNIVSVIYVGRKIITEAFKKSVLASNVGGKGYATIFNRNGDVLLHPTLTGKSLKDTPFWNLFANTEEGEVEYNLDGKEKSAYIIHFKPWKWSFAFMMNTSDMSHGVDREIFITNVIIAVVALSIAAIILLLMIRVTTKPLQQLSDFTAKVSEGDYDSELEYDVDDVVGKTISSVKHMVFELKNKLGFSSGLLSGLTLPCVVVDLDEKVSFINQHLIDQFGLSGQPDSYLGKHVRDLVNIQTIEETINRCIKEENSFSEIEINGTAANGKEFYAIIDVAPLHDLDKKLIGAFMVMNDITAIKENEKAITAQRDTIAETARDADEISDQLASAADELSAQVDESRRGAEVQQERASETATAMDQMNATVMEVARSAGEASENARTTKGKAVEGQELVGQVVTAIQALEQNSEELKSSMEELGVRTDSIGKVMNVITDIADQTNLLALNAAIEAARAGEAGRGFAVVADEVRKLAEKTMDATKEVGEAITSIQESTRTNIRVSENAVESIVQSTDLASKSGDALDEIVRMVEASADQIEGIAAAAEEQSASSEQISRATEEINVISAESAETTVQSAMAISEVAKLAANIKELIRNMQS from the coding sequence ATGTTAAAGAAGCTGGCATTTCAAACTAAACTTATGCTTGGGGCAATCTTAATCGTTCTGGCCACGATTATTTTCATGACAGGGATAAATCTGTATAAAGTACAGGACTCGCTTCATCAGCTGGGTCAAACTTCCATGAAATCAATTGCTGACAGTGTTCATTCACTCATGGAAATGCAAAATGATATCCTGATGGATAAGGTTAAAGCTGACATTGATATTCTGGATAAAAAAATATTTTCACTTGGTTTCCCAAAACTTAACAAACGCCATCCCGTAGAAACAACCATTACCAATCAGGTAACAAAGCAAAGTGAAAGCGTTTCTATCCCCAGCCTTGAATTCGGCGGCATCTCGATCAACGGCAAATTCGACATTGTTGATGATCTCAAAAAGGATATAGGCGGAACAGCTACCATCTTCGAAGTGTTGCCCGGCAAACTCTTGCGAGTATCAACCAACGTACTCAAGCTGGACGGTAACCGAGCAACAGGTACCTACATCCCCGATTCCAGCCCGGTATATAAAACGGTCATGTCCGGTAAAACATACTACGGCATGGCTTATGTGGTTAATGCCTGGTACATCACCGCCTACAAACCGCTGACCGACCTTCGTGGAAATATTGTCAGTGTTATCTACGTGGGCCGCAAAATAATCACAGAGGCTTTTAAGAAATCCGTGCTGGCATCAAATGTGGGCGGTAAAGGATATGCAACCATATTCAACCGTAATGGAGATGTTCTGCTCCACCCGACCCTGACTGGCAAGAGCTTAAAAGACACTCCCTTCTGGAATCTTTTTGCCAACACAGAAGAAGGGGAAGTTGAATATAACTTAGACGGAAAAGAAAAATCAGCATACATCATCCATTTTAAACCATGGAAATGGTCATTCGCCTTCATGATGAACACTTCTGACATGTCCCATGGCGTGGACAGAGAAATATTCATCACTAACGTCATCATTGCCGTGGTAGCTCTCTCCATCGCCGCCATTATCCTGCTGCTGATGATCCGGGTAACCACAAAACCTTTGCAGCAGCTCTCCGACTTTACTGCCAAGGTATCCGAAGGTGATTATGACTCCGAACTTGAATACGATGTTGACGACGTAGTTGGTAAAACTATCAGCTCGGTGAAACACATGGTCTTTGAGTTGAAGAACAAGCTGGGATTTTCCAGCGGCCTGCTCAGCGGCTTGACTCTGCCCTGCGTAGTTGTGGACCTCGACGAAAAGGTATCTTTCATCAATCAACACCTGATTGATCAGTTTGGACTATCTGGTCAGCCGGACAGTTACCTCGGCAAGCATGTCAGGGATTTGGTCAACATCCAGACCATCGAAGAAACCATTAACCGCTGTATCAAAGAAGAAAACAGTTTCTCTGAAATTGAAATAAACGGAACAGCGGCAAATGGTAAGGAATTCTACGCTATCATCGATGTGGCCCCGCTGCATGATCTTGATAAAAAGCTGATCGGTGCTTTCATGGTCATGAACGACATCACAGCCATCAAAGAAAACGAAAAGGCTATTACTGCCCAGCGTGACACCATTGCTGAAACGGCAAGAGATGCAGACGAAATATCTGATCAGCTTGCCTCTGCCGCAGATGAACTTTCCGCTCAGGTTGATGAATCCCGCCGCGGTGCCGAAGTCCAGCAGGAACGGGCCAGTGAGACAGCCACAGCCATGGATCAGATGAATGCCACGGTAATGGAAGTAGCCCGCAGTGCCGGGGAAGCTTCTGAAAATGCCCGGACCACCAAAGGCAAAGCTGTGGAAGGACAGGAGCTTGTCGGACAGGTTGTTACCGCTATTCAGGCCCTTGAACAAAACTCAGAAGAGCTCAAATCCAGCATGGAAGAACTCGGCGTGCGTACCGACTCAATCGGCAAGGTTATGAACGTAATCACCGACATTGCGGACCAGACCAACCTGCTGGCCCTTAACGCAGCAATCGAAGCAGCCCGCGCAGGTGAAGCCGGACGCGGGTTTGCTGTAGTTGCGGATGAAGTCCGTAAACTGGCAGAAAAAACCATGGACGCAACCAAGGAAGTCGGCGAGGCCATCACTTCCATTCAGGAAAGTACCAGAACCAACATCAGAGTTTCTGAAAATGCGGTTGAATCCATTGTACAATCAACCGATCTTGCCTCAAAATCAGGTGACGCCCTCGATGAAATCGTACGCATGGTCGAAGCTTCCGCAGATCAGATTGAAGGAATTGCAGCAGCGGCGGAAGAACAGTCCGCATCAAGTGAACAGATCAGCCGTGCTACCGAAGAAATCAATGTAATATCTGCTGAATCCGCTGAGACCACAGTCCAGTCGGCCATGGCAATCTCGGAAGTGGCAAAACTTGCAGCCAACATTAAGGAACTTATCAGAAACATGCAGTCATAG
- a CDS encoding SIS domain-containing protein, producing the protein MSQTALQKVVDHARAGLEVRESFFEQYSQLVVDVSKALAVRLALGSKILFCGNGGSAADCQHLAAELVNRFKLERPPLPSIALTTDTSIITAIGNDYSYEMIFEKQVQALGQPGDVLVGISTSGSSPNVISALKEAKRKGMVTIGMTGISAGEMLPICDHIISIPSKDTAVIQEVHIAVGHMFCHLIDHFLFEAVNELEPYLNGE; encoded by the coding sequence ATGTCCCAGACAGCACTGCAAAAAGTAGTTGACCATGCCCGTGCCGGACTCGAAGTCCGGGAATCTTTTTTTGAACAATATTCTCAGTTGGTGGTTGATGTTTCCAAAGCACTGGCTGTCCGCCTTGCTCTTGGTTCCAAGATCCTCTTCTGCGGAAACGGAGGAAGCGCGGCAGATTGTCAGCATCTGGCGGCTGAACTTGTAAACAGGTTCAAACTGGAACGCCCGCCCCTGCCCAGCATAGCCCTGACCACAGACACATCAATCATTACCGCCATCGGTAACGATTACTCATATGAAATGATTTTTGAAAAACAGGTTCAGGCTCTGGGTCAACCCGGTGATGTACTCGTTGGAATCAGTACTTCCGGCAGCAGCCCCAACGTGATCAGCGCCCTTAAGGAAGCCAAACGCAAAGGCATGGTTACCATTGGAATGACAGGCATCAGCGCAGGAGAAATGCTGCCCATCTGTGACCACATCATCAGCATCCCCAGCAAGGACACCGCAGTAATTCAAGAAGTCCACATCGCTGTGGGGCACATGTTTTGCCACCTTATCGACCATTTCCTTTTTGAAGCGGTGAACGAACTTGAACCCTACCTGAACGGGGAATAA